The window CGAGCATCACATTTGTTGCCATCGACTTTGATAGGGCTGGGGACCTAAACCTGACCCGTCCGCGACCTAATCAGCCTCGGATTGAATTTGTCCGAACAGACATAAATAGCTTATCGATTACAAAATCTCGTGCACCCCCACAACATGCGCAGGGCCAGAAGTATTATGCTCAGCCAAACCAAAATGTTTTTCAAGCTAGTAATGGTCAAGGCATCCCCGCCATCCATTACATGGGCGGTGCTACTAGCGATCCTTCTATGTCGTCTTATGGTGCTTGATTTTCTTATTAAGGAATCAAGGGAAGAAGGTATTCTACACTctgtcaaaattttatattatttctaaattaCCCTGCACCAAATTTTTCTTTCCGGTTTTAATGTTATGAACAAAATCACAGACAAATTGACTTAATTTTGGAGTATGTGACTATTTGGGCATATATTTAGcaaactttttaatatattattttcaggtTTATATGAGTTTGCATTAGTGCACACCAATTTATGTATGTGGCCAGTGATAGATatatttcttttgtaaatgactGAAAATATTATGAGAACTAAGGCAGGTGTGTTAGATATTAGTAGAAATAACATGTATTAATATACTAAAGATTAGAGATAGAAAAATCACCATTATTTATGTCTAACAATATCTAATGAatggtaatttaattatttttaagttatgAGGATTTTCCTATTTATATGGCTATATAGAACTTAAGAAAAAATTCAATACATGCCAATTATTTAGAATCATTCATGTATGAATACATGCCATgtagagatttttttttaaaataatcagaAGAACATAATAAAAGACAAAAGGATTACATTCACACATGTCAAGTTTGTTCTCCTTTCTCTTTAATAATGTTGGACctaaaagattttattaatctGAGCATTTGATCTTTGTCCTCGCTTTAAATTAAAGCTTCAACACTTTTAACTAAGTATGGTACAAAACTTTGGTGAGTGTTATAGCAGATTTGTTATGATAATATTAATAGTTGGCATCCTATTTAACAAGAACTAGTTGTTTGAGAAGATATTAATTGTCTTATGATCTCTTACGATGTAGAACTTGTGATAATTATTAGTTCAGTT of the Daucus carota subsp. sativus chromosome 4, DH1 v3.0, whole genome shotgun sequence genome contains:
- the LOC108192251 gene encoding dof zinc finger protein DOF4.4 — translated: MSNPNSEMEALIKPPQNLKCPRCDSEDTKFCYFNNNKSSQPRYRCKKCNRFWTQGGKLRDIPSSAAKRRVKRSQDSFTSTISSPPAPLLSSITFVAIDFDRAGDLNLTRPRPNQPRIEFVRTDINSLSITKSRAPPQHAQGQKYYAQPNQNVFQASNGQGIPAIHYMGGATSDPSMSSYGA